From the Helianthus annuus cultivar XRQ/B chromosome 17, HanXRQr2.0-SUNRISE, whole genome shotgun sequence genome, the window gagaaagtataatgtacttcagggcttaacctacattaacatacatgacaaaaaatataacgtgcgttattatcatagaacgtgcgtgattatagtcccatgcgtgattatgtggtcccatgcgtgattatgtggtcccatgtggtcccatgcgtgattatacccctgatccaacggttaccattatctcctacgtgatgtatgataaggctttttgtatgttaaccttactctatatatatatatatatatatatatatatatatatatatatatatatatatatgttgtgtgtgtgtgtgttgtgttctAAAACTTTAGGTCTTCATTATTCatcttaatttaaaaaaaaaaaaaaaaaactattaaatCAGCCATGAGTATATGACTAGAATAGTATATGACTAGAATAGTTGATGCAAATATACAGAGTCTTCATTCTCATTCTAAAAGATTGTATTACTACatatttttcctttttctttGATCATAATAAAGATCATATATTTACGATAATTAAGGTGTAACTATGGTTCTCACAGTAAATGAtaatgtttttttatatttttttatgaatTCACAGTGAACAAAAGTTGTAATCAGAATTCTAAGCTCTTGTATTAATCGAGtattaaacatatatttgttataaaaatatagTGATGTTTAATCGAGtattaaacatatatttgttataaaaatatagTGATGTAAATGGCTATCTATTTTCGATTATATGTATacaaaatgtttattaaaataaaataaatttagcATTGGTTTCACAGTCCCTAACTTTCGCATCTATTATAAAAAAAAAGGATTTTTAGGGGGTGAAATTGACAATTTTTAAACTCATATTTTGGAAAGAGGGGTACGAAAAATAAAAAAGGAGGTGCATTTAGTTCACCCCTTATTTatattgggaatatcaatctcaAAGAATTATTGAAACCAAATACACTCTATGTAACCATAGATAACGCCTATGTAAAGGGTCATATGCTGAACATACCCTTTAGAATAACTAGTTCAATTGAAGTAGCTTACCCATTTAAAAACTAAAAGATACAAGTGCCGTCACTAAAACAAAGAATAAAAACCAAGATTgcaaataaaaaaatatacatatattaaaaatatgtttttgataAAATTATATGATAGCTCATAAACATTCAAGCGCATCATCTCGACATAAACAACACATATGACACCGTTGATCTATAATACATGCGTCGTGATCACGATCATTCTTCTATGTCTATTGTCTGCCAGGAAACAAGACTATTGACATGAAGCGTGTACTCCCCATTTGCTAACTTAAAACATCCTTCCGTTGTTGTGACCTTTTTCATGTGTTGGTCTTCAAAATCAAAACAGAAAACCGAACCATCTTTATCCAAGAAATACAACTCCCATTTAAATCTCAAAAAGTAAAGAGGGATCAAATCTCTTATACACCCGACCGCGATCGTATATGTCTTCGTCCACGCTTCTTCCGACACGCTTCCCAAGACCCAGATGCTTATTTCGTTCATTTCCTCGTGTGTCACGAAACAAAGGCGCTCATACGCTTCCATTATTCGATCATTAAATCTACTAGTCTTAGGAAGCATGATCTTGTGAAACTTCTCATCCTCTATAGTCATTGTGACTATGTATTCACTATGGTCAACTTCAGGAACCCAATGTAACGCCCCAATAGCAAAAACTGGGTCATATCCAAACCATTTAATTAGCCCAAAAGATGGCCCGTCGATATCCCTCCATGACTTCTCACCAATTTTTAAAACCTCACATCCGATGAACTGCGACTCATCTCGAAACAAGTGAACTAGTTTATACCCTCCTGCGTCACAACACACGAGCGCATATGACTCATCGTGTGAAGGGTATAAAGTACCTAAAGGAAGTAAATTCAGCTCACGAGTGACCGGGTTCATGATCACCAATTCACCCTTTTCCAACGTGTTATCGACCACGATCAGCCCGTCACAACTCGCCCTAATCCTGCCCATACACGTCGCGTTATAGTCACGTGTCGTGCTCTTTCCATCTTCTAGGACCATGAACTTGATAGCATACTTAAAGGTTGGGTTCACTAATGGCTGAAGAAGCATGTGAACCGATTTCAGCTCAAAAACCTTCGATTCAACCGAAAACGTATTAGGGTTTTCGTGAAAAGGAAAACCCGAATCCGAATCTTGATCCCACCAGCGTGACAATCGTTTCACCGGGCTCAAGAAGATCAAGACCTTCTCGGCCCGATGAAGATTGTCACGAATAAAGGTGGGACTCTTGATGATGCTATACCATGGCTTGCAAACAAATCTTGATCGTTGAAGGGATTCGATAGGTAATCGAATTAAGATATTGGAAACACAATCTTTTGGAAGATAAGGTACTGAATCCAACTGTTGTTTTTGCTTCTGTTCATCTAGTTTCTTCTTCATGGACGCTCTTTCTTCAACTAGCTTCAGTAAACTCATTGATTTACATGTTTTCTCCATTTTTACGCGATTTTCTGCTACAATTCAAGCAGTTAAAGACTGTGAATCAACAAGAGAAGAATATATAAATTGGATCGAAGAACAAGGGGGACTTGTTACTTTGTCTGTAACCATATGTCCATATATGACGATGACTTCTATAGTTGTATGACACTATGACAGATGTTGAACGAGTCAGCCGTGTAGATCGGGGTGTTGAAATGGATGTCTTTTGGAAATTTTTGTTCATTGGTTGTAGGTCAAGATCAAATTAAATTCCAATCAAATCATGATGAATACATTGTGTAGAAGAGTCATTAAAACTTTATAATTGTCAAGGTGCTACAAGAAATTAATAAGAATAATGCAAGAAATTAAACACTACTTAGTTGACAACAATAATAGTTTTCTACCTTTATTTTGCTAATATGACCATGTTTATCAAATGTCATCAAAGGTGTATAAAATCTTATTTGATAAAGTGTCAAGTTAGAAGTCAATGATGTGCCGGTCTAGGTTGACCTCATAATTGTGGTTTGGATGGAAGTAGCTATCAGGTCCCTTTTGCTTTCTAGGAGAGGGGTGAGTTTTCCACAAATATGATTTATTCAACTTGTAGGAGAGGGGTGAGTTTTCCACATATATGATTTATTCAACTTAATTTTGTTTGAAGTATTTGACATGAGAATTCCATCGGTATTAGTTTAACTCGTAACAATATAGGTTCTATATCGGTTTGATTTATTATAGTATCGATACTTGAAATAGAAAAATAAAGTCATGATATGCCTAAAGTGATATTGACACGTCATGTTAGGGGTGTGCAAAGTCGGTTTGATTTGGTTATAGAGAGTTAACTATAATCAAACTTCGGTTATGGAGAATTGTTTAACTATAACGATAACCGATGGTCAGTTAAGCATGGTTTAGTTAAGTGTCAGTTATGGATCGGTTTTGGTTATTTTTAGTTAATTACCCAATGaaatttttttctttgttttcttcaaacTGAAAATGGTTTGATTGTGGTGTTGTACGCTCGTGTTTTCAGTTTGATTGTGGTGTTGTACGCTCGGTTATACATGGAAATATGCATGTTTAATGTCAAAAACATATTCGAAAACATcttattgaaaaatgaaaaacaaatttataaatttacaaaaaaTGAAGTGAACTACAAAATCCAAATGATCTTTATAAATTTCTAGAAACACAAAATATATATGATTAAAAAACAATAACAGTAATAAAAACAATGATTAAAAAAACAGTAACAGTAATAAAAACTTCATTAACATGATTACCAAGTGACAACATATATGTCAAGCTATTAAAAAACATACTTTTTACCAActtaaattaaatattttaaaaGTTCGGTTCAGTTTCAATTAATTCAGTTATGAAAGGTCCGTTTATTCATAACCATAACTGATGGCTCGGTTATGGagatacacataaccataactgATTGGTTTGGCCGGCTTTTGGTTAATTTTTTGGTAAACGGTTCGGTTTTCGACTATGGTTCGTTTTTTGCACATCCCTACATGACGTACATCAATCGAAAACCATAAAACAAATATTAGTATCGATTCCGATTGTACTAATACTAGTACCAATGTTGTTCTATCGTAATTGACGAGGTACTGATATTGTTGGGACGATATCAATTCGGTTCGTTAATTAAAGTACCGGTACGGTAGCGAAACTCGCTAGAGATTAcgatataaaaaatatttttttatcgGAAGCTATAAAACGAATACGGGTACCATTATCTAAATTGTCTGAACGTTATTAATTCAGTTAGTCATATATGGTAAAGAACAAAAAAATATCAATTACATTTAACCCGTTCGATTTTGAACAAAACTTTTATCAAAGAGTAATTTAAACTATGCACGTTACAACGGTatattcaaaattttataaagCATTACATTATATTCTTAAAAACAAAAAAGGGTAAACGACTAGAATTTAGAAAAGCTAATTGCGAGAAAGCTCTAATAAGATGTGCATTTTCGCTTCAAATATAAAAGGTATACgacaacaatttaaaataaaattaaatgcGAGGAAGCTTTGATAACCTGTATTTATGTGCTTCAATTAATTATATATTACTACTCACAACTTAAATTCGAGAATTTTATATCgagacgtagataaaaatatgaaCATTGCAAGCGTATACTCAAAATTTTATAACACATGGTCATAATTTTCTAACACATGGTATGATAAAAGTTATAggagaaaaataaaataatagaaGATTAATAAATTGACTACAAAGGTATTCAGATTACGGATTAGGATCAAAAACAAAATGCAAAATAAATAAGAAGGGGAACAAGGATTTTAGTCCATTTATCGGGTTGAGATTAGTTTTAGTGAAAGGTATAAAGGGAATCATATATTTATTGACTTTTTCTTTCCACATAGAAGACACATGGCAATTCCCCCGTTAATTTaaaacgtccataactttttcatactacatttttttttttaaaattcacCATAATAATGAGTGATATGAGTATGATATTGTtatacaaaaataaaattaaaaaaatcatttttactagGTTTTCTTTGCGTTGTGTTAAAGGTTCTAGTCATTGTGTCTTTCAATTGGGTTTTCGTCATTACGTTTTTACTTgggtttctatacattgtgttattttcaaaacttataacacaatgttaatttgggtttTGTCCATTGTATTTTTATCAGAACTTATAACACAAGGTATGccacaatgaagatggtgttatacCTGGCTTttttatacattgtgttattatgtTTTTCAAGTGGGTGGGTTTACTATACATTTTGTTATAGGTTTTGGTCATTGTGTTTAGTCTGctatccattgtgttttagtctgttgttcattgttttttttattcAATGTGTTTTATTCTATTGTTCATTGAGTTTTTACTCTGTTGTTCATTGTGCTTTTAgtctgttgtccattgtgttttacggtatatccattgtgttttagtctgTTGTCAATTGTGTCCTTTATCTGCAGGCatccattgtgtttttagtttgatactcattgtgttttacgttatgtCCATTGCGTTTTTAGTTTGACACTCATTGTGATTTACGAtatgtccattgtgttttactCTACTGTCCATTGTGTCTATTATCTGTTGTCATGgattgtgtttttagtctactTTCCATTTTGTTTTTCGTTTGATACTCATATGTTTTATGTTATGTCTCCATTGTGTAATACACAACTgagttttcgatttttttttgaaaaatataacaatatggtactcttATTAAAGATCATAATGCGCTCGATTTTATTGTATATTTAAAAAACAAATGACTAATAAAAAAATTACGCACATTTAAAAATTGAGGGTGGGGGGGGGATAGCATGTGACTTACATGTGCATATTCTTTTTTCTCCTAGACATAATTACCCAATCCACTTGATTCCTCcttggacacttgtcattctacGATGACTACTTACACTTCTTTTTTTTAACACCTTTGTACTATAACTCAGCCTTTTAGATGCATCTATGTATGTGTGGTATATGTTGTATAAAGGGTTATTCCCTATATTTTAATCGGACATCTGTGTAGCTTTTTGAATCGTGTAAATACACTTTCAGGATAAAGTAGTTTGTGGGTATATACATCAATAATCGGATAAGACAGTAAGGACCTGTGAAAGAACGAGATGTGCGTTCTTATATAAACGAAATGTAGAAATTGTTGTGTATATGGTATATTTAAACATAACATGTAATATCATTTATGTAGTGATACGGGGAGAAATTAACATGACCTGTTGTAACACACTGAGCAAATCCCACATTGGTTGTGGCTAGGAGAAATTTTTGGTTTGTAAAGAATGTTCTGCCTCTTAAATCACCAACGCGTTTTGGACGCATTAGTTGTGGAGCATAACACCATGTTGTAACATACAACGTAACATCCTATGGTATGTTTAAACATAGAATGTAATATCATTATGTAGTGATAcaacactactagaaaattgggTATTTGCGATTGCATTTACGGTCGCAAAACGGTCACAATTGCCTTGTTGCAACTAATTTGCGATTGTAAATGTGGTTGGAAAAACACTTGTTGCAATTGCCTAATTGCGATCGTTTTGCAACCGCAAGTGTAACTTGCGACTGAGGTTTGCGACCATTAGATCGGTCGCAAATTTTGCGACCGCTTTTGATTTATGTGACTTTTTATGTTGCGACTGCCTGCTTTTTACAAACTTGCGACCCCTTGTCTTGCGACTATTTTGCAACCGCTTGCTTTGCGACTGTTTAGCCGTTTTCAATTTTACCTTCttataatatcatatttattaaaattcaagcattcatcgaattttcaaaattatataaaacatcTGACTTAAAACATCAAATATGGTTATCCCAACAAAATACATACTCAAAATAAAGTCTTTATAAGCTAACTCGATGATTAGATCTTTTGAAACCTAAGTTTTAGCATTGAATCAATGTTCGTTATCCTTTCATTCATAGCCTCTTTCTCCGccttatctttttctttttccatCACCAACCCCGCAATAATTCCGTTCAacctttctttctcttcttctttttctttcactATTTCTTGGATGATCACGTTCAACCTTTCAATCTAAACACAACCAATGCAATGTTTTAAGattcaaaatatataaaaaatcagatctaacactacacacacacgTACTGTAGGCAAACTTCTAGCTATAACCTAACATCATACTAACTAAAATAATGTTCAAGACTGGGGATGAACTGAACTCAAAATCGATGGTCTGGTTACCGGTTGAATTCCACATATTAAAAGGATTTTGAATTCTTTTTAACCAAGCTTGTTAATTTTCATACTTTACCTGTTAAATAAACTACAACCAAATTGAGCTATTTTATGACCTGTTATCAGCCTCAACATCGCCGCCATTAGTTACTTTACATTTTTACGTACATTTGTCAAACAAAATGTAAGTTTTCTTTCATCAGTACTCATTTGTagggttaaaatagtcatttgtCACCCTGAACACTTATCAAAAGGTATTGTTTATTCAGGACCCGATGAAAAACAGTTAATTGGGTTATACTTTAGATGTGACAATTTTGATCAATTTACTTACTGGTTGGTCGATTTAGGTTGTACAATCTCAAACAGGTAAATTAAGAAATTTAGCTGAAAAGGGAATGTGTACAACCTCTTAGTGTGTTTTTATTTCAAACCGCTTAAATATGGGTCAACGGGTCAAAAAGTTGTCCAAATGGTATTGTTTTGTGCATACAACTTCTTCGTTATGCTTGGGTAAAAGAG encodes:
- the LOC110923268 gene encoding F-box/LRR-repeat/kelch-repeat protein At2g27520, which translates into the protein MEKTCKSMSLLKLVEERASMKKKLDEQKQKQQLDSVPYLPKDCVSNILIRLPIESLQRSRFVCKPWYSIIKSPTFIRDNLHRAEKVLIFLSPVKRLSRWWDQDSDSGFPFHENPNTFSVESKVFELKSVHMLLQPLVNPTFKYAIKFMVLEDGKSTTRDYNATCMGRIRASCDGLIVVDNTLEKGELVIMNPVTRELNLLPLGTLYPSHDESYALVCCDAGGYKLVHLFRDESQFIGCEVLKIGEKSWRDIDGPSFGLIKWFGYDPVFAIGALHWVPEVDHSEYIVTMTIEDEKFHKIMLPKTSRFNDRIMEAYERLCFVTHEEMNEISIWVLGSVSEEAWTKTYTIAVGCIRDLIPLYFLRFKWELYFLDKDGSVFCFDFEDQHMKKVTTTEGCFKLANGEYTLHVNSLVSWQTIDIEE